In Takifugu flavidus isolate HTHZ2018 chromosome 13, ASM371156v2, whole genome shotgun sequence, the following are encoded in one genomic region:
- the usp3 gene encoding ubiquitin carboxyl-terminal hydrolase 3 isoform X2 has product MECFHLNSSVSCPIDSSRFPNGTPSSWCCSVCRSNKSPWICLTCLMVHCGRYVNGHAKKHFEETQAVGVSQRKSDKQDKEKYHHSVCMDCSSYSVFCYRCDDFVVNDTKLGQVQKVREHLQSLENFALMGDRQRKRKFQESLAADSKLMKDNDGIAVGATGLRNLGNTCFMNAILQSLRSLVEEFRKTLCSLWQGSQTAFSPDSLFYTIWKIMPSFRGYQQQDAHEFMRYLLDHLHRELQYGRNGASHAASPQDGVRLSAADGKCCINGTASVVTSIFGGILQNEVNCLICGTESRKFDPFLDLSLDIPSQFRQKRSKDQEPGPTCTLSDCLRSFTDLEELDETELYFCHKCKKRQKSTKKFWVQKLPKVLCLHLKRFHWTAFLRNKIDTYVEFPLKGLDMRGYLLEPENSLPESCVYDLVAVVVHHGSGVGSGHYTAYGSHEGCWYHFNDSTVTLTNEDAVRKAKAYILFYVERAEQAASDDPAATRPPAEVTQDTTAGDKDPTGLALMNMESPHSDASDVAVADTAVSERGREGAAALSEADAGSATAAANSDTSEEAGVEETSQAIQTVAQ; this is encoded by the exons ATGGAGTGTTTTCATTTGAACTCCAGCGTAAGCTGTCCTATAGATTCCTCAAGGTTTCCTAACGGTACTCCGTCCTCCTGGTGTTGCAGCG TTTGCAGATCCAATAAAAGTCCATGGATTTGCCTCACCTGTCTGATGGTCCATTGTGGAAG ATATGTGAATGGACATGCAAAGAAACACTTTGAGGAGACCCAGGCTGTTGGTGTTAGTCAAAGGAAGAGCGACAAACAGGACAAAGAGAAGTACCATCACTCTGTGTGCATGgactgcagcagctacagcgtGTTCTG TTACAGATGTGATGACTTTGTTGTCAATGACACCAAACTCGGGCAGGTGCAGAAGGTGCGAGAACATCTTCAGAGTTTAGAAAA CTTTGCACTGATGGGTGACaggcagaggaaaagaaaattcCAGGAAAGCCTTGCTGCCGACAGCAAGCTGATGAAAGACAAT GATGGGATTGCAGTCGGTGCTACGGGCTTACGGAATTTGGGAAACACATGCTTCATGAATGCTATTTTGCAGTCCCTCAG GTCTTTGGTGGAAGAATTCAGAAAAACACTCTGTTCCCTGTGGCAAGGCAGCCAGACGGCCTTCAGTCCAGACTCGTTATTTTACACTATCTGGAAAATTATGCCAAGTTTCAG GGGTTATCAGCAGCAGGATGCGCATGAGTTCATGCGTTACCTACTAGACCACCTCCACAGGGAGCTCCAGTATGGTCGCAATGGCGCCTCCCACGCAGCCTCCCCCCAGGATGGGGTCAGACTCTCAGCTGCTGATGGAAAATGCTGCAT TAATGGGACTGCCAGTGTTGTCACATCCATTTTTGGTGGGATTCTCCAGAATGAAGTCAACTGCCTGATATGTGGGACAGAATCTCGGAAGTTTGATCCATTTCTTG ATCTGTCTCTGGACATTCCCAGTCAGTTTAGACAAAAGAGAAGTAAGGACCAGGAACCAGGGCCAACGTGCACCTTAAGTG ACTGCTTACGTAGCTTCACTGACCTGGAAGAGCTTGATGAAACGGAGCTGTACTTTTGCCACAAGtgtaaaaagagacaaaaatctACAAAGAAGTTCTGGGTTCAGAAACTGCCAAAA GTTCTTTGTCTGCACCTGAAGAGGTTCCACTGGACAGCCTTTTTAAGGAACAAGATCGACACCTATGTCGAATTTCCATTGAAGGGTCTGGACATGAGGGGCTACTTACTTGAG ccAGAAAATTCATTACCAGAAAGCTGTGTTTATGACCTTGTTGCTGTGGTAGTCCATCATGGATCTGG GGTTGGATCAGGGCATTATACAGCGTATGGCAGCCACGAGGGCTGCTGGTACCACTTTAACGACAGCACAGTTACGCTGACCAATGAGGATGCTGTCAGGAAGGCCAAGGCCTACATCCTCTTCTACGTGGAGAGGGCTGAACAGGCAGCTTCGGACGACCCCGCTGCCACCAGACCTCCCGCAGAAGTTACTCAGGACACAACTGCAGGGGACAAAGACCCCACAGGCTTGGCTTTGATGAACATGGAATCTCCACATAGCGATGCCTCGGATGTGGCAGTCGCAGATACCGCTGTATCAGAGCGTGGGCGTGAAGGCGCGGCGGCCTTGAGTGAAGCCGACGCAGGTTCAGCAACGGCTGCAGCGAACAGTGATACCTCAGAGGAGGCTGGAGTAGAAGAGACCAGTCAGGCTATACAGACTGTTGCACAATGA
- the usp3 gene encoding ubiquitin carboxyl-terminal hydrolase 3 isoform X1 translates to MECFHLNSSVSCPIDSSRFPNGTPSSWCCSVCRSNKSPWICLTCLMVHCGRYVNGHAKKHFEETQAVGVSQRKSDKQDKEKYHHSVCMDCSSYSVFCYRCDDFVVNDTKLGQVQKVREHLQSLENFALMGDRQRKRKFQESLAADSKLMKDNDGIAVGATGLRNLGNTCFMNAILQSLSNIEQFSCYFKELPAVSLRSGKTAGRRMYHTRSQGDSSVSLVEEFRKTLCSLWQGSQTAFSPDSLFYTIWKIMPSFRGYQQQDAHEFMRYLLDHLHRELQYGRNGASHAASPQDGVRLSAADGKCCINGTASVVTSIFGGILQNEVNCLICGTESRKFDPFLDLSLDIPSQFRQKRSKDQEPGPTCTLSDCLRSFTDLEELDETELYFCHKCKKRQKSTKKFWVQKLPKVLCLHLKRFHWTAFLRNKIDTYVEFPLKGLDMRGYLLEPENSLPESCVYDLVAVVVHHGSGVGSGHYTAYGSHEGCWYHFNDSTVTLTNEDAVRKAKAYILFYVERAEQAASDDPAATRPPAEVTQDTTAGDKDPTGLALMNMESPHSDASDVAVADTAVSERGREGAAALSEADAGSATAAANSDTSEEAGVEETSQAIQTVAQ, encoded by the exons ATGGAGTGTTTTCATTTGAACTCCAGCGTAAGCTGTCCTATAGATTCCTCAAGGTTTCCTAACGGTACTCCGTCCTCCTGGTGTTGCAGCG TTTGCAGATCCAATAAAAGTCCATGGATTTGCCTCACCTGTCTGATGGTCCATTGTGGAAG ATATGTGAATGGACATGCAAAGAAACACTTTGAGGAGACCCAGGCTGTTGGTGTTAGTCAAAGGAAGAGCGACAAACAGGACAAAGAGAAGTACCATCACTCTGTGTGCATGgactgcagcagctacagcgtGTTCTG TTACAGATGTGATGACTTTGTTGTCAATGACACCAAACTCGGGCAGGTGCAGAAGGTGCGAGAACATCTTCAGAGTTTAGAAAA CTTTGCACTGATGGGTGACaggcagaggaaaagaaaattcCAGGAAAGCCTTGCTGCCGACAGCAAGCTGATGAAAGACAAT GATGGGATTGCAGTCGGTGCTACGGGCTTACGGAATTTGGGAAACACATGCTTCATGAATGCTATTTTGCAGTCCCTCAG CAATATCGAGCAGTTCAGCTGTTATTTCAAGGAGCTGCCTGCAGTGTCTCTCCGCAGTGGTAAGACGGCAGGAAGGAGGATGTACCACACCCGTAGCCAAGGGGACAGCAGTGT GTCTTTGGTGGAAGAATTCAGAAAAACACTCTGTTCCCTGTGGCAAGGCAGCCAGACGGCCTTCAGTCCAGACTCGTTATTTTACACTATCTGGAAAATTATGCCAAGTTTCAG GGGTTATCAGCAGCAGGATGCGCATGAGTTCATGCGTTACCTACTAGACCACCTCCACAGGGAGCTCCAGTATGGTCGCAATGGCGCCTCCCACGCAGCCTCCCCCCAGGATGGGGTCAGACTCTCAGCTGCTGATGGAAAATGCTGCAT TAATGGGACTGCCAGTGTTGTCACATCCATTTTTGGTGGGATTCTCCAGAATGAAGTCAACTGCCTGATATGTGGGACAGAATCTCGGAAGTTTGATCCATTTCTTG ATCTGTCTCTGGACATTCCCAGTCAGTTTAGACAAAAGAGAAGTAAGGACCAGGAACCAGGGCCAACGTGCACCTTAAGTG ACTGCTTACGTAGCTTCACTGACCTGGAAGAGCTTGATGAAACGGAGCTGTACTTTTGCCACAAGtgtaaaaagagacaaaaatctACAAAGAAGTTCTGGGTTCAGAAACTGCCAAAA GTTCTTTGTCTGCACCTGAAGAGGTTCCACTGGACAGCCTTTTTAAGGAACAAGATCGACACCTATGTCGAATTTCCATTGAAGGGTCTGGACATGAGGGGCTACTTACTTGAG ccAGAAAATTCATTACCAGAAAGCTGTGTTTATGACCTTGTTGCTGTGGTAGTCCATCATGGATCTGG GGTTGGATCAGGGCATTATACAGCGTATGGCAGCCACGAGGGCTGCTGGTACCACTTTAACGACAGCACAGTTACGCTGACCAATGAGGATGCTGTCAGGAAGGCCAAGGCCTACATCCTCTTCTACGTGGAGAGGGCTGAACAGGCAGCTTCGGACGACCCCGCTGCCACCAGACCTCCCGCAGAAGTTACTCAGGACACAACTGCAGGGGACAAAGACCCCACAGGCTTGGCTTTGATGAACATGGAATCTCCACATAGCGATGCCTCGGATGTGGCAGTCGCAGATACCGCTGTATCAGAGCGTGGGCGTGAAGGCGCGGCGGCCTTGAGTGAAGCCGACGCAGGTTCAGCAACGGCTGCAGCGAACAGTGATACCTCAGAGGAGGCTGGAGTAGAAGAGACCAGTCAGGCTATACAGACTGTTGCACAATGA
- the si:dkeyp-73b11.8 gene encoding BPTI/Kunitz domain-containing protein: MIYLLVLGITFVAFCPSQSIPDFCQLPNDEGEGSNYIFSLFYDANLDRCSPFLYKGEGGNDNRFENERDCIRNCSANAEDIYPMDASLACHFKKDSGKCSGQYMRYYYDPFYAKCKRFQWTGCVGNGNRFLSLELCNSTCAGIHDHDEEEKEEEDEPDTPIAIICGVVLGIIVVALLITVIVLAVQSEKKSSAKKAGGKKREEKTEVPLRDEGIEMS; the protein is encoded by the exons ATGATTTACCTGTTGGTTTTAGGGATTACTTTTGTTGCATTCTGTCCAAGCCAATCCATCCCAG ATTTTTGTCAATTGCCCAATGATGAGGGTGAAGGCAGCAACTATATCTTCTCCCTGTTCTATGATGCCAACCTAGATCGGTGCAGCCCTTTTCTATACAAAGGTGAAGGAGGGAATGACAACCGTTTTGAAAATGAGAGGGACTGCATAAGGAACTGCTCTGCCAATGCAGAGGACATCTATCCCATGGATG CCTCCCTTGCCTGCCACTTCAAAAAGGACAGCGGGAAGTGCAGCGGGCAATATATGAGATACTACTACGATCCCTTTTATGCAAAATGCAAAAGATTCCAGTGGACGGGATGTGTCGGAAATGGAAACCGGTTTTTAAGCTTGGAGCTCTGCAACAGCACATGCGCTGGGATTCACG ATCACgatgaggaagagaaagaggaagaggatgagccCGACACTCCTATTG CGATCATCTGTGGAGTTGTGCTCGGCATCATTGTCGTGGCTCTTCTCATCACTGTGATCGTTTTGGCGGTGCAGTCAGA GAAAAAGTCCTCTGCGAAGAAGGCAGGAGGAAAGAAGCGAGAAGAAAAGACCGAGGTGCCGCTGAGAGATGAGGGCATTGAAATGTCCTAA
- the ca12 gene encoding carbonic anhydrase 12 isoform X3, which yields MRLLSFSSIALLQLSFITARHGTKWTYAGPEGQDHWDENYPYCGGAFQSPININSELMRFDPTLRPINVRNYNLSPNEQLTFGNNGHSVQLSLPSKMYISGLPHYYSAAQLHFHWGSSSKPMGSEHLVNNKQYAAEMHIVHYNSDKYPNISMAVDKSDGLAVLGVLIEVGEFNPAFEQFLKFLNGIKYRDQKVQVPGFNIRSLLPTQLNEYYRYDGSLTTPPCYPSVLWTVFRNPVTLSHEQYMALATTLFSSHAQDSVSVMLNSNYRKPQPMDSRIVLVSFKEGDPSWINTEIDSLKRIITFSPCLSGLMVPAVVCSALGMVLIVSIICCLFRQKRSGAQQEKNQSVGYNIGEQDEYGSRV from the exons ATGCGCCTTTTGAGCTTCTCATCTATcgcgctgctgcagctcagcttcaTCACAGCTCGGCATG GTACCAAATGGACATACGCGG GGCCAGAGGGGCAGGACCACTGGGATGAAAACTACCCCTACTGCGGTGGAGCTTTCCAGTCTCCAATCAACATCAACTCAGAGCTGATGAGGTTTGACCCAACTTTACGCCCCATTAATGTTCGAAACTACAACCTGTCACCAAACGAGCAACTCACTTTTGGAAACAATGGACATTCCG TACAACTATCCCTGCCGTCTAAGATGTACATATCCGGCCTGCCTCACTATTACTCTGCAGCCCAACTCCATTTTCACTGGGGTTCCTCCAGCAAACCAATGGGCTCGGAGCACCTGGTGAACAACAAGCAGTATGCAGCAGAG ATGCACATCGTACACTATAATTCAGACAAGTATCCCAACATATCCATGGCAGTGGACAAATCTGATGGACTGGCTGTGCTGGGAGTGCTGATTGAG GTCGGGGAGTTCAATCCAGCCTTTGAACAGTTTCTCAAGTTCCTGAATGGTATTAAATACAGAG ATCAAAAAGTACAGGTGCCTGGTTTCAACATCAGGTCACTGCTGCCGACACAGTTAAATGAGTATTATCGCTACGACGGCTCTCTGACGACTCCTCCCTGCTATCCCAGTGTCCTGTGGACAGTCTTCAGGAATCCTGTGACATTATCTCATGAACAG TATATGGCCCTGGCAACAACCCTGTTCTCCTCACATGCCCAAGACTCAGTCTCGGTGATGCTGAACAGCAACTACAGGAAACCACAGCCTATGGACAGTCGAATCGTACTGGTATCTTTTAAGGAGG GTGACCCTTCGTGGATAAACACTG AAATAGACTCGCTAAAGAGGATTATTACCTTTTCCCCGTGTCTGTCAG GTTTAATGGTTCCCGCAGTGGTGTGCTCTGCTTTGGGAATGGTTCTTATTGTGTCTATAATATGCTGCCTTTTCAGGCAAAAAAG ATCTGGtgcacagcaggaaaaaaatcaaagtgttGGATACAACATTGGAGAACAAGATGAATACGGCTCAAGAGTATAA
- the ca12 gene encoding carbonic anhydrase 12 isoform X1 — MRLLSFSSIALLQLSFITARHGTKWTYAGPEGQDHWDENYPYCGGAFQSPININSELMRFDPTLRPINVRNYNLSPNEQLTFGNNGHSVQLSLPSKMYISGLPHYYSAAQLHFHWGSSSKPMGSEHLVNNKQYAAEMHIVHYNSDKYPNISMAVDKSDGLAVLGVLIEVGEFNPAFEQFLKFLNGIKYRDQKVQVPGFNIRSLLPTQLNEYYRYDGSLTTPPCYPSVLWTVFRNPVTLSHEQYMALATTLFSSHAQDSVSVMLNSNYRKPQPMDSRIVLVSFKEGKGLHSTPTVISPMRRKQIVQQLLVGDLADLADERLHQLLPGGSQKFHHGWKKDDIHDTAVRSKQHMLNWSPVKKSHNVPYAGKLGLAKEAMCYVCIEEKVLARLIQSHAETRLVQTLKDTVYPQLCLRSYLESKSDLSLLMIRHILKGRPPTDEANELDLSLRKALKTQKQKAFGTAKGRKNSFFGPAVGPKRPHSWVLPMEWED; from the exons ATGCGCCTTTTGAGCTTCTCATCTATcgcgctgctgcagctcagcttcaTCACAGCTCGGCATG GTACCAAATGGACATACGCGG GGCCAGAGGGGCAGGACCACTGGGATGAAAACTACCCCTACTGCGGTGGAGCTTTCCAGTCTCCAATCAACATCAACTCAGAGCTGATGAGGTTTGACCCAACTTTACGCCCCATTAATGTTCGAAACTACAACCTGTCACCAAACGAGCAACTCACTTTTGGAAACAATGGACATTCCG TACAACTATCCCTGCCGTCTAAGATGTACATATCCGGCCTGCCTCACTATTACTCTGCAGCCCAACTCCATTTTCACTGGGGTTCCTCCAGCAAACCAATGGGCTCGGAGCACCTGGTGAACAACAAGCAGTATGCAGCAGAG ATGCACATCGTACACTATAATTCAGACAAGTATCCCAACATATCCATGGCAGTGGACAAATCTGATGGACTGGCTGTGCTGGGAGTGCTGATTGAG GTCGGGGAGTTCAATCCAGCCTTTGAACAGTTTCTCAAGTTCCTGAATGGTATTAAATACAGAG ATCAAAAAGTACAGGTGCCTGGTTTCAACATCAGGTCACTGCTGCCGACACAGTTAAATGAGTATTATCGCTACGACGGCTCTCTGACGACTCCTCCCTGCTATCCCAGTGTCCTGTGGACAGTCTTCAGGAATCCTGTGACATTATCTCATGAACAG TATATGGCCCTGGCAACAACCCTGTTCTCCTCACATGCCCAAGACTCAGTCTCGGTGATGCTGAACAGCAACTACAGGAAACCACAGCCTATGGACAGTCGAATCGTACTGGTATCTTTTAAGGAGG GCAAAGGATTGCACAGCACTCCCACAGTCATATCTCCAATGAGAAGGAAGCAAATTGTTCAGCAGCTGCTAGTTGGAGACCTTGCTGATCTGGCTGATGAacggctccatcagctcctacCAGGCGGCTCCCAGAAGTTCCATCATGGCTGGAAGAAAGATGACATTCATGACACTGCGGTCAGATCCAAACAACATATGCTGAATTGGTCTCCAGTGAAGAAGAGTCACAATGTCCCCTATGCAGGAAAGTTAGGTTTGGCTAAAGAGGCGATGTGCTATGTATGCATAGAGGAGAAAGTTCTCGCTCGGCTCATACAGTCCCATGCTGAGACTCGGCTGGTTCAGACTCTCAAGGACACAGTTTATCCTCAGTTATGTCTCAGAAGCTACCTGGAAAGTAAGTCAGACTTAAGCCTCCTCATGATCAGACATATTCTCAAAGGAAGGCCACCAACCGATGAAGCGAATGAGCTGGATCTGTCTCTAAGGAAAGCCTTGAAGACTCAAAAACAGAAGGCCTTTGGAACAGCcaagggaagaaaaaacagtTTCTTTGGCCCTGCTGTTGGTCCTAAGCGTCCACATTCTTGGGTGCTACCAATGGAATGGGAAGACTAG
- the ca12 gene encoding carbonic anhydrase 12 isoform X5 encodes MRLLSFSSIALLQLSFITARHGTKWTYAGPEGQDHWDENYPYCGGAFQSPININSELMRFDPTLRPINVRNYNLSPNEQLTFGNNGHSVQLSLPSKMYISGLPHYYSAAQLHFHWGSSSKPMGSEHLVNNKQYAAEMHIVHYNSDKYPNISMAVDKSDGLAVLGVLIEVGEFNPAFEQFLKFLNGIKYRDQKVQVPGFNIRSLLPTQLNEYYRYDGSLTTPPCYPSVLWTVFRNPVTLSHEQYMALATTLFSSHAQDSVSVMLNSNYRKPQPMDSRIVLVSFKEGLMVPAVVCSALGMVLIVSIICCLFRQKRSGAQQEKNQSVGYNIGEQDEYGSRV; translated from the exons ATGCGCCTTTTGAGCTTCTCATCTATcgcgctgctgcagctcagcttcaTCACAGCTCGGCATG GTACCAAATGGACATACGCGG GGCCAGAGGGGCAGGACCACTGGGATGAAAACTACCCCTACTGCGGTGGAGCTTTCCAGTCTCCAATCAACATCAACTCAGAGCTGATGAGGTTTGACCCAACTTTACGCCCCATTAATGTTCGAAACTACAACCTGTCACCAAACGAGCAACTCACTTTTGGAAACAATGGACATTCCG TACAACTATCCCTGCCGTCTAAGATGTACATATCCGGCCTGCCTCACTATTACTCTGCAGCCCAACTCCATTTTCACTGGGGTTCCTCCAGCAAACCAATGGGCTCGGAGCACCTGGTGAACAACAAGCAGTATGCAGCAGAG ATGCACATCGTACACTATAATTCAGACAAGTATCCCAACATATCCATGGCAGTGGACAAATCTGATGGACTGGCTGTGCTGGGAGTGCTGATTGAG GTCGGGGAGTTCAATCCAGCCTTTGAACAGTTTCTCAAGTTCCTGAATGGTATTAAATACAGAG ATCAAAAAGTACAGGTGCCTGGTTTCAACATCAGGTCACTGCTGCCGACACAGTTAAATGAGTATTATCGCTACGACGGCTCTCTGACGACTCCTCCCTGCTATCCCAGTGTCCTGTGGACAGTCTTCAGGAATCCTGTGACATTATCTCATGAACAG TATATGGCCCTGGCAACAACCCTGTTCTCCTCACATGCCCAAGACTCAGTCTCGGTGATGCTGAACAGCAACTACAGGAAACCACAGCCTATGGACAGTCGAATCGTACTGGTATCTTTTAAGGAGG GTTTAATGGTTCCCGCAGTGGTGTGCTCTGCTTTGGGAATGGTTCTTATTGTGTCTATAATATGCTGCCTTTTCAGGCAAAAAAG ATCTGGtgcacagcaggaaaaaaatcaaagtgttGGATACAACATTGGAGAACAAGATGAATACGGCTCAAGAGTATAA
- the ca12 gene encoding carbonic anhydrase 12 isoform X4, whose protein sequence is MRLLSFSSIALLQLSFITARHGTKWTYAGPEGQDHWDENYPYCGGAFQSPININSELMRFDPTLRPINVRNYNLSPNEQLTFGNNGHSVQLSLPSKMYISGLPHYYSAAQLHFHWGSSSKPMGSEHLVNNKQYAAEMHIVHYNSDKYPNISMAVDKSDGLAVLGVLIEVGEFNPAFEQFLKFLNGIKYRDQKVQVPGFNIRSLLPTQLNEYYRYDGSLTTPPCYPSVLWTVFRNPVTLSHEQYMALATTLFSSHAQDSVSVMLNSNYRKPQPMDSRIVLVSFKEGDPSWINTGLMVPAVVCSALGMVLIVSIICCLFRQKRSGAQQEKNQSVGYNIGEQDEYGSRV, encoded by the exons ATGCGCCTTTTGAGCTTCTCATCTATcgcgctgctgcagctcagcttcaTCACAGCTCGGCATG GTACCAAATGGACATACGCGG GGCCAGAGGGGCAGGACCACTGGGATGAAAACTACCCCTACTGCGGTGGAGCTTTCCAGTCTCCAATCAACATCAACTCAGAGCTGATGAGGTTTGACCCAACTTTACGCCCCATTAATGTTCGAAACTACAACCTGTCACCAAACGAGCAACTCACTTTTGGAAACAATGGACATTCCG TACAACTATCCCTGCCGTCTAAGATGTACATATCCGGCCTGCCTCACTATTACTCTGCAGCCCAACTCCATTTTCACTGGGGTTCCTCCAGCAAACCAATGGGCTCGGAGCACCTGGTGAACAACAAGCAGTATGCAGCAGAG ATGCACATCGTACACTATAATTCAGACAAGTATCCCAACATATCCATGGCAGTGGACAAATCTGATGGACTGGCTGTGCTGGGAGTGCTGATTGAG GTCGGGGAGTTCAATCCAGCCTTTGAACAGTTTCTCAAGTTCCTGAATGGTATTAAATACAGAG ATCAAAAAGTACAGGTGCCTGGTTTCAACATCAGGTCACTGCTGCCGACACAGTTAAATGAGTATTATCGCTACGACGGCTCTCTGACGACTCCTCCCTGCTATCCCAGTGTCCTGTGGACAGTCTTCAGGAATCCTGTGACATTATCTCATGAACAG TATATGGCCCTGGCAACAACCCTGTTCTCCTCACATGCCCAAGACTCAGTCTCGGTGATGCTGAACAGCAACTACAGGAAACCACAGCCTATGGACAGTCGAATCGTACTGGTATCTTTTAAGGAGG GTGACCCTTCGTGGATAAACACTG GTTTAATGGTTCCCGCAGTGGTGTGCTCTGCTTTGGGAATGGTTCTTATTGTGTCTATAATATGCTGCCTTTTCAGGCAAAAAAG ATCTGGtgcacagcaggaaaaaaatcaaagtgttGGATACAACATTGGAGAACAAGATGAATACGGCTCAAGAGTATAA
- the ca12 gene encoding carbonic anhydrase 12 isoform X2 — protein MRLLSFSSIALLQLSFITARHGPEGQDHWDENYPYCGGAFQSPININSELMRFDPTLRPINVRNYNLSPNEQLTFGNNGHSVQLSLPSKMYISGLPHYYSAAQLHFHWGSSSKPMGSEHLVNNKQYAAEMHIVHYNSDKYPNISMAVDKSDGLAVLGVLIEVGEFNPAFEQFLKFLNGIKYRDQKVQVPGFNIRSLLPTQLNEYYRYDGSLTTPPCYPSVLWTVFRNPVTLSHEQYMALATTLFSSHAQDSVSVMLNSNYRKPQPMDSRIVLVSFKEGKGLHSTPTVISPMRRKQIVQQLLVGDLADLADERLHQLLPGGSQKFHHGWKKDDIHDTAVRSKQHMLNWSPVKKSHNVPYAGKLGLAKEAMCYVCIEEKVLARLIQSHAETRLVQTLKDTVYPQLCLRSYLESKSDLSLLMIRHILKGRPPTDEANELDLSLRKALKTQKQKAFGTAKGRKNSFFGPAVGPKRPHSWVLPMEWED, from the exons ATGCGCCTTTTGAGCTTCTCATCTATcgcgctgctgcagctcagcttcaTCACAGCTCGGCATG GGCCAGAGGGGCAGGACCACTGGGATGAAAACTACCCCTACTGCGGTGGAGCTTTCCAGTCTCCAATCAACATCAACTCAGAGCTGATGAGGTTTGACCCAACTTTACGCCCCATTAATGTTCGAAACTACAACCTGTCACCAAACGAGCAACTCACTTTTGGAAACAATGGACATTCCG TACAACTATCCCTGCCGTCTAAGATGTACATATCCGGCCTGCCTCACTATTACTCTGCAGCCCAACTCCATTTTCACTGGGGTTCCTCCAGCAAACCAATGGGCTCGGAGCACCTGGTGAACAACAAGCAGTATGCAGCAGAG ATGCACATCGTACACTATAATTCAGACAAGTATCCCAACATATCCATGGCAGTGGACAAATCTGATGGACTGGCTGTGCTGGGAGTGCTGATTGAG GTCGGGGAGTTCAATCCAGCCTTTGAACAGTTTCTCAAGTTCCTGAATGGTATTAAATACAGAG ATCAAAAAGTACAGGTGCCTGGTTTCAACATCAGGTCACTGCTGCCGACACAGTTAAATGAGTATTATCGCTACGACGGCTCTCTGACGACTCCTCCCTGCTATCCCAGTGTCCTGTGGACAGTCTTCAGGAATCCTGTGACATTATCTCATGAACAG TATATGGCCCTGGCAACAACCCTGTTCTCCTCACATGCCCAAGACTCAGTCTCGGTGATGCTGAACAGCAACTACAGGAAACCACAGCCTATGGACAGTCGAATCGTACTGGTATCTTTTAAGGAGG GCAAAGGATTGCACAGCACTCCCACAGTCATATCTCCAATGAGAAGGAAGCAAATTGTTCAGCAGCTGCTAGTTGGAGACCTTGCTGATCTGGCTGATGAacggctccatcagctcctacCAGGCGGCTCCCAGAAGTTCCATCATGGCTGGAAGAAAGATGACATTCATGACACTGCGGTCAGATCCAAACAACATATGCTGAATTGGTCTCCAGTGAAGAAGAGTCACAATGTCCCCTATGCAGGAAAGTTAGGTTTGGCTAAAGAGGCGATGTGCTATGTATGCATAGAGGAGAAAGTTCTCGCTCGGCTCATACAGTCCCATGCTGAGACTCGGCTGGTTCAGACTCTCAAGGACACAGTTTATCCTCAGTTATGTCTCAGAAGCTACCTGGAAAGTAAGTCAGACTTAAGCCTCCTCATGATCAGACATATTCTCAAAGGAAGGCCACCAACCGATGAAGCGAATGAGCTGGATCTGTCTCTAAGGAAAGCCTTGAAGACTCAAAAACAGAAGGCCTTTGGAACAGCcaagggaagaaaaaacagtTTCTTTGGCCCTGCTGTTGGTCCTAAGCGTCCACATTCTTGGGTGCTACCAATGGAATGGGAAGACTAG